One Phaeodactylum tricornutum CCAP 1055/1 chromosome 28, whole genome shotgun sequence DNA window includes the following coding sequences:
- a CDS encoding predicted protein, which produces MKLLDMMVACQLFFQIATISAFSFRRVSFGTISSRRTQHQSQLFSKTESSRSARTEAATRSLENLRERQMEELAETDRLLQQIRQVEVSSHSPTNISSTNKAAASILAGVDYGFQSRSEGASFSDLNGGSPAFEGYGPPSNLWKLGTQQFMRNLNAMKGEYADETDFALTDSQKELHAQLDALTLNATGIWDREMQNGPIEAPFVIKIPYFGLCYMLDEVFDGKYIPSRFFLLETVARMPYFSYITMLHLYETLGFWRRSAGMKRIHFAEELNEFHHLLIMESLGGDQAWWVRFLAQHSAIVYYVALCLLWGISPSLSYRFSELLETHAVSTYGQFLDENEEALKKLPPPLPAIEYYAFGSSDPFYAEFQTTAMSQGQPLRRPGESMLSLYEVFQAIKADELDHVSTMEACLDPEANTRSPSVEKRILLGLALISIVGFTASNLGGEASLIDSLPADVVGETSTGGAVDAVVASISAAAAKFSLDETSQGGLGKAAVELEELGATGALLEGSRRAVIGALQAVLRFIGILL; this is translated from the exons ATGAAGTTGCTTGATATGATGGTAGCTTGTCAGCTGTTCTTTCAAATAGCCACTATCTCGGCATTCTCTTTTCGCAGGGTATCTTTCGGAACTATTTCATCGCGCCGTACCCAACACCAATCTCAGCTCTTCTCAAAGACCGAGAGCAGTCGCAGCGCTCGTACTGAAGCAGCCACACGATCTCTTGAAAATTTGCGAGAGAGGCAAATGGAAGAACTGGCAGAAACCGATCGTCTTTTGCAGCAAATCCGGCAAGTCGAGGTTAGTAGTCACAGCCCTACCAATATATCGAGCACAAACAAAGCGGCTGCCTCCATTCTAGCCGGAGTCGATTACGGATTTCAAAGTCGGAGTGAAGGCGCAAGTTTTTCCGACCTCAATGGCGGATCGCCTGCATTTGAAGGCTACGGACCACCCTCGAATTTGTGGAAACTGGGGACGCAGCAGTTTATGCGTAATCTCAACGCCATGAAAGGTGAGTACGCGGACGAGACCGACTTCGCTCTAACGGACTCGCAGAAAGAATTGCACGCTCAGCTAGACGCCTTGACGCTCAACGCCACCGGAATTTGGGACAGAGAAATGCAGAATGGGCCAATTGAGGCCCCATTCGTGATCAAGATACCGTACTTTGGGCTCTGCTATATGCTTGATGAGGTATTTGATGGCAAGTACATTCCATCGCGTTTCTTTTTATTGGAAACAGTTGCGCGCATGCCTTATTTTTCGTACATCACAATGTTACACTTGTACGAAACTCTAGGTTTCTGGAGACGATCAGCGGGCATGAAGAGGATACATTTTGCGGAAGAACTCAACGAATTTCACCACCTGCTTATAATGGAAAGTTTGGGGGGCGACCAAGCTTGGTGGGTACGGTTTTTGGCTCAGCATTCAGCAATCGTATATTACGTCGCACTATGCCTTTTATGGGGTATATCACCATCACTTTCATATCGCTTTTCGGAGCTGCTCGAAACCCATGCCGTGAGCACCTACGGACAATTcttggacgaaaacgaggaaGCTCTCAAAAAGCTGCCACCGCCACTTCCCGCTATCGAATACTACGCATTTGGTTCCTCCGATCCATTCTACGCGGAATTCCAAACTACCGCCATGTCCCAGGGTCAACCG CTGCGGCGGCCTGGTGAGTCCATGCTGAGCTTGTACGAGGTGTTCCAAGCCATTAAGGCAGATGAGCTGGATCACGTCAGCACCATGGAAGCATGTCTCGATCCCGAAGCCAACACCCGATCCCCCTCCGTTGAAAAACGCATCTTGCTCGGCCTAGCGTTGATTTCAATAGTTGGATTTACGGCATCAAATCTAGGCGGGGAGGCTTCCTTGATAGATTCATTACCAGCAGATGTTGTCGGCGAAACTTCAACGGGGGGAGCGGTTGATGCCGTCGTGGCTAGTATTAGTGCGGCAGCGGCGAAATTTTCACTCGACGAAACTTCCCAAGGTGGCTTGGGCAAAGCAGCGGTAGAGTTGGAAGAGCTAGGAGCCACCGGAGCTTTGCTTGAGGGGAGTCGCCGTGCCGTAATTGGGGCGTTGCAAGCTGTCCTTCGGTTCATAGGTATTCTTCTGTAA
- the rpl14 gene encoding predicted protein (Homologous to the rpl14 gene in the chloroplast genome of C. reinhardtii) → MGEKGQRGRALASGIKHRVSAGLPVAAVVNCADNSGAKNLRIIAVCNIGGRLNRYPKASSGDMVMCAVKKGKPELRKKVMPAVIVRQRKAFRRKEGVFIHFEDSAGVIVNNKGEMKGSAVSGPVAKECAELWPRIAANAGSIL, encoded by the coding sequence ATGGGTGAGAAAGGACAACGTGGACGCGCTCTGGCTTCCGGTATCAAGCATAGGGTTTCCGCCGGTTTGCCAGTGGCTGCCGTTGTTAACTGCGCCGACAACTCGGGTGCCAAGAACTTGCGAATCATTGCGGTTTGCAACATTGGAGGCCGATTGAATCGTTACCCCAAGGCCTCCAGTGGCGATATGGTCATGTGCGCCGTCAAAAAAGGAAAGCCGGAATTGCGTAAAAAGGTCATGCCCGCTGTTATTGTCCGACAACGCAAGGCCTTTCGCCGGAAGGAAGGAGTCTTTATTCATTTCGAAGATAGTGCCGGAGTTATTGTCAATAACAAGGGTGAAATGAAAGGGTCGGCCGTGTCTGGCCCGGTCGCCAAAGAATGTGCGGAACTCTGGCCCCGTATTGCCGCCAACGCTGGTTCCATCTTGTAA
- a CDS encoding calreticulin (calnexin/calreticulin cycle-Endoplasmic Reticulum quality control): MKFTLLTVLAAAVAVPVTAEVYLKEQFNDEAWTSRWTESKDWKPESDMGTWKHTAGEWYSDEADKGIQTSVDARFFGISAPLDKPYTSSKDKDLVIQYSVKHEQDLDCGGAYIKLLPGGKSFQPAAFGGESPYAVMFGPDICGSSNKKTHVILHSNQKDENLLINKQVMCESDSVTHLYTLVVRPDNTFEVFVDNKSVRSGNLADEFDFLEPKEIKDPDAQKPEDWVDKAKIADPEDKKPEGYDDIPQELPDPDAVKPDDWDDEDDGEWEAPMIDNPEYKGPWKPKMIENPDYKGPWVHPMVPNPDYKDDDEMFMVCKDTCTHVGFELWQVKTGTLFDDIIVTDSLEEAHAFAQETFFKKKDGEKEMYDKIQAERQPEMPDMVSGETLSY, encoded by the exons ATGAAGTTTACCTTGCTGACCGTTCTGGCGGCTGCAGTTGCCGTTCCCGTCACTGCCGAAGTTTATCTGAAGGAACAGTTCAACGACGAG GCATGGACATCCCGTTGGACGGAATCCAAGGACTGGAAGCCGGAAAGCGATATGGGTACCTGGAAGCACACCGCCGGTGAATGGTACAgcgacgaagccgacaagGGTATTCAGACGTCGGTGGACGCTCGCTTTTTCGGCATTTCGGCACCTCTCGATAAACCGTACACCTCTTCCAAAGACAAGGACTTGGTCATTCAATACAGCGTCAAACACGAACAGGATTTGGACTGCGGTGGGGCCTACATTAAGCTCTTGCCGGGCGGAAAGTCCTTCCAGCCAGCGGCCTTTGGGGGTGAATCACCCTACGCCGTCATGTTCGGACCGGATATTTGCGGAAGCTCCAACAAGAAAACTCACGTTATTCTGCACTCCAACCAAAAGGACGAAAACTTGCTGATCAACAAGCAAGTCATGTGTGAATCCGATAGCGTTACCCACCTGTATACTCTGGTGGTCCGTCCCGACAACACCTTTGAAGTCTTTGTGGACAACAAGTCGGTTCGGAGTGGAAATCTGGCGGACGAATTCGATTTCCTGGAGCCCAAAGAAATTAAGGATCCCGACGCCCAAAAACCGGAAGACTGGGTGGATAAGGCCAAGATCGCCGACCCCGAAGACAAAAAGCCGGAGGGCTACGACGACATCCCCCAAGAACTCCCCGACCCGGACGCAGTCAAACCGGACGACtgggacgacgaggatgatggCGAGTGGGAAGCACCCATGATTGATAATCCGGAATACAAGGGACCGTGGAAGCCAAAGATGATCGAGAACCCGGACTACAAGGGACCTTGGGTTCATCCCATGGTTCCCAACCCGGactacaaggacgacgacgaaatgttCATGGTCTGCAAGGACACATGCACACACGTAGGATTCGAGCTCTGGCAAGTCAAAACTGGAACTCTGTTCGACGATATCATTGTGACCGATAGCTTAGAAGAAGCACACGCATTTGCGCAAGAAACCTTCTTTAAGAAGAAGGATGGAGAGAAGGAAATGTACGACAAGATTCAAGCTGAACGACAGCCGGAGATGCCCGATATGGTAAGTGGCGAGACTCTTTCTTACTGA
- a CDS encoding predicted protein, with translation MSPTTQHLLRLWRSLPMSQLKQGATLSIRSSLTQPTHLLVEAEWRDDGRADLKQVFSKCSPNPEATMTTLREQDQMTSIGRSESHIVLKLDEAVLDESEASNVAGEQSKNSLLPHARPKPAHRAMLDDGTIVSELKEAKSEENLRRIDYHDGIAHLTADGQVEEAGTFLTVKIPEKTNLICELPNGGSITIAGKVEGDVKLYTADGDIIVKKLRGHEIDVETDGSGSIIYAADVLEAQKLTLRTSGRIRAKQIHGNQIDIRINSSAKRQEESVTKLWESDDEGSLVDISSLYVSGNGGANVSVVGPRRPQRRAIRIKSHHGPIRTETSNLSVPIEDNPMNGQIYPLVELGGVNGNCEVSIEDTLHEKKENKNWNTCMVHVDSLSPDSVSLITVDSGGVAVTLDRKAEADLRLLSCSSAECLIETGAMLAEEEDPNLLLQIVQNLPKGPALTTAGQQRISVETSAFTARPVGFATAHVEYVDGWTENKSTEPDSRFERKSNGATGSVGKIRMDGAAEQALHGFSSSKAETGQPIYQRPLIAVAGTGIVKVETVSWLGAIARRYGLDEDHREAGRTASRRGRSLAPQE, from the coding sequence ATGAGTCCGACCACTCAACATTTGTTGCGGCTGTGGCGATCCCTTCCGATGTCCCAGCTCAAGCAGGGGGCGACGCTTTCTATTCGATCAAGTTTGACCCAACCGACGCATTTGTTAGTAGAGGCAGAATGGAGGGACGATGGCCGAGCAGACTTGAAGCAAGTATTCTCTAAATGCAGCCCCAATCCGGAAGCTACTATGACAACGTTACGCGAACAAGATCAGATGACTTCCATTGGCAGGTCGGAATCTCATATTGTGCTTAAGCTTGATGAAGCGGTTTTGGATGAAAGCGAGGCTAGCAATGTCGCCGGTGAGCAGTCAAAGAACTCGCTTCTTCCACACGCACGTCCCAAACCAGCGCATAGAGCGATGCTGGATGATGGCACTATCGTTTCTGAGCTGAAGGAAGCGAAATCAGAGGAGAACTTGAGACGAATCGACTACCACGACGGAATAGCTCATCTCACGGCTGATGGTCAGGTCGAGGAGGCGGGAACCTTTCTCACTGTAAAGATTCCTGAAAAGACAAACCTGATTTGCGAATTGCCGAATGGTGGCTCGATTACCATTGCGGGTAAAGTTGAAGGCGATGTCAAATTGTACACAGCAGATGGGGATATTATCGTGAAGAAGCTGCGCGGTCACGAAATAGACGTGGAGACCGACGGTTCAGGGAGCATCATCTACGCTGCGGATGTTCTTGAGGCACAAAAACTCACGCTGCGTACATCTGGTAGGATACGAGCCAAGCAAATTCATGGCAATCAGATTGACATTAGGATCAATTCGTCAGCCAAGAGACAGGAAGAATCGGTTACCAAGTTGTGggaatccgacgacgaaggatCGCTAGTCGACATTAGCTCGCTGTACGTGTCGGGTAATGGTGGAGCGAATGTATCTGTTGTCGGCCCACGGCGACCACAGCGACGAGCCATTCGTATCAAATCACATCATGGACCTATTCGAACCGAAACGAGCAACCTTTCCGTACCGATAGAAGATAACCCAATGAATGGACAAATCTATCCCTTAGTCGAACTAGGAGGGGTCAACGGCAATTGCGAAGTGTCAATTGAGGATACGCTCCatgaaaagaaagaaaataaAAATTGGAACACGTGCATGGTGCACGTGGACAGCTTATCGCCGGACTCCGTAAGTCTCATTACAGTGGACTCCGGTGGCGTTGCCGTGACGCTGGACCGCAAAGCTGAAGCCGATCTACGCCTCTTGTCTTGTTCGAGTGCCGAATGCTTAATTGAGACCGGCGCAATGCTTgccgaagaggaagatcCCAATTTGCTGTTACAGATAGTGCAAAACTTGCCGAAAGGCCCCGCATTGACAACGGCTGGGCAACAACGTATTTCGGTGGAGACAAGCGCGTTCACCGCTAGACCAGTCGGTTTCGCTACCGCGCACGTAGAGTACGTCGATGGTTGgaccgaaaacaaaagtaCCGAGCCAGATAGTAGATTTGAGCGCAAAAGCAATGGCGCTACCGGCTCGGTTGGAAAGATTCGTATGGATGGCGCGGCTGAGCAAGCACTACACGGATTTTCCTCAAGTAAAGCGGAAACTGGCCAACCAATTTATCAGCGCCCTCTGATTGCTGTTGCCGGTACTGGGATTGTCAAAGTGGAAACTGTTTCGTGGCTGGGTGCCATTGCTCGAAGGTATGGCTTGGATGAGGATCACCGTGAAGCGGGGCGTACAGCTTCACGCCGTGGACGATCACTGGCTCCCCAGGAATAA
- a CDS encoding predicted protein, translated as MKRMKITVVPFLIIASKYGNAFGFFELRIPIRCHRQALPVLYPTSRAGDLHDESRHSKKSSLMLNMKNSDHSSLSKITRTVSTSSTRTALFSLFMSLAGVILGPFLDAYHSAFGVLEYDKPITSILWGSVDHPALTTTWWVPALFGLAGFLIGWLYILGDVILSSSSPNNPRPSPPQILLGISLFTLQYWLSGAMYHSGVDRVVILNTMSIVAASGFILLDQTFVGFLVSAVTAFGGPMIEVGLLSLSRADLMLESGYQYTDIGETGFFPLWILPVYFLGGPAVGNLARGIWNGLNNVLQENDLAEVTSLPGCKVCNNTRRIPCPNCDGVGTYLAMGGRSALCTSCCKRGYVVCRSCFEFYGEDPYDIEGIRKRMSNMPD; from the coding sequence ATGAAGCGAATGAAAATCACGGTAGTACCTTTCCTGATCATTGCATCGAAGTATGGAAACGCATTTGGATTCTTTGAATTACGGATTCCCATTCGTTGTCATCGGCAAGCCCTCCCGGTACTTTACCCTACTAGTAGAGCTGGAGACTTGCATGATGAGTCTCGCCATTCTAAAAAATCCAGTTTGATGCTCAACATGAAGAACTCTGATCACAGCTCTCTTTCCAAAATTACACGAACCGTCTCGACTTCAAGTACTCGAACAGCTCTCTTTTCGCTGTTTATGTCATTGGCTGGTGTCATACTCGGTCCTTTTCTGGACGCCTACCACTCCGCATTTGGAGTCCTTGAGTATGACAAACCCATTACAAGTATTCTTTGGGGAAGCGTCGATCATCCTGCGTTGACTACGACCTGGTGGGTTCCAGCGCTTTTTGGACTTGCAGGCTTTCTCATCGGATGGCTATATATTCTTGGTGACGTCATACTTTCCTCGTCATCCCCAAACAATCCACGGCCGAGTCCGCCCCAAATCTTGCTCGGTATATCGCTATTTACCTTACAGTATTGGCTGTCCGGTGCAATGTATCACTCTGGAGTTGACCGGGTTGTCATTCTCAATACCATGTCGATTGTGGCTGCATCTGGTTTTATACTGCTGGATCAAACATTTGTGGGATTTCTTGTTAGTGCTGTTACCGCTTTTGGAGGTCCAATGATTGAAGTGGGATTATTGTCTCTGTCACGCGCAGACCTCATGCTGGAAAGTGGCTATCAATACACTGATATTGGCGAAACGGGTTTCTTCCCACTCTGGATTCTCCCCGTTTATTTCTTGGGAGGCCCAGCCGTTGGGAACCTGGCACGTGGCATATGGAATGGTCTAAATAATGTGCTCCAAGAAAATGACCTAGCAGAAGTAACAAGCCTCCCCGGATGCAAAGTTTGCAACAACACTCGTCGTATACCCTGTCCCAACTGCGACGGCGTTGGAACCTACTTGGCCATGGGAGGTCGGAGTGCTTTATGTACCTCATGTTGCAAGCGTGGATACGTTGTTTGCAGGAGCTGCTTTGAATTTTATGGGGAAGACCCATACGACATTGAAGGCATTCGCAAGCGGATGTCCAACATGCCTGATTAA
- a CDS encoding predicted protein, with protein NWKIQTLPLARIKKIMKKSEKAAVKFMISGEAPLLMSKACELLVKELSARAWQHTERNRRRTLQRQDIHAAVGESEVYDFLIDIVPR; from the exons AATTGGAAGATCCAGACTCTCCCGCTGGCTCGCATCAAAAAAATTATGAAGA AATCGGAAAAGGCAGCTGTCAAGTTCATGATCTCTGGCGAGGCTCCTTTGCTGATGAGTAAGGCTTGCGAGCTGCTTGTAAAGGAGTTGTCAGCACGTGCATGGCAACACACTGAAAGAAATCGCAGAAGGACCCTGCAAAGACAGGATATTCATGCTGCTGTGGGCGAGAGCGAAGTTTACGACTTTCTTATCGACATTGTACCTCGT
- a CDS encoding predicted protein, with translation MPSSDEKVVDGMRHGGHTSGYSRKSTRNEHHRSQQSYQQGQTRLNGDRLSSSGSTGVNHGQENEGAGVTGNRIQPTPLFQRIVTEEVQELKAYARMIENQSRRLVDLERTHKDLEHRLEIESRGRRQLEVTLEAREGDWSRKYEKLIKERDQWKAEKEKEEKKNKALLKHVSRKDQDIHRMLQRKNRFSPEILPPHQYEHENVMTRSVRTLRQPPIERADRVAPNSGATTRSPEVRGSLQSPQDYLELFGMKEQARVRNVKSLLLDFFCV, from the exons ATGCCTTCCTCTGATGAAAAAGTCGTTGATGGTATGAGACACGGAGGTCACACTAGTGGCTATTCACGTAAATCCACTCGAAACGAACATCATCGAAGTCAACAGTCTTATCAACAAGGACAAACCCGCCTCAACGGCGATCGATTGAGTTCAAGCGGATCGACTGGTGTCAATCATGGACAAGAGAATGAAGGTGCGGGTGTTACGGGGAACAGAATACAACCAACCCCGCTTTTTCAAAGGATCGTGACGGAGGAAGTTCAAGAATTAAAAGCCTACGCAAGAATGATTGAAAATCAGAGTCGCCGCTTGGTTGATTTAGAGCGCACTCACAAGGATCTTGAGCACCGGCTAGAAATAGAGTCTCGGGGTCGGCGACAACTAGAAGTCACTCTGGAAGCCAGAGAAGGAGACTGGTCACGcaaatatgaaaaactgaTTAAAGAGCGGGATCAGTGGAAGgctgaaaaggaaaaagaagaaaagaaaaacaaagcACTACTGAAACACGTCAGTCGAAAGGATCAAGACATTCATCGCATGCTTCAAAGAAAA AATCGATTCTCACCCGAAATATTGCCTCCTCATCAGTACGAACATGAGAATGTGATGACAAGATCTGTGCGGACCTTGAGGCAACCTCCTATCGAGAGGGCAGATCGTGTTGCTCCTAATTCGGGAGCAACAACTCGATCTCCAGAAGTAAGAGGAAGTCTACAGAGTCCTCAGGATTACCTTGAATTGTTTGGCATGAAAGAGCAGGCGAGAGTCCGAAATGTGAAGAGTCTTTTGCTCGACtttttttgtgtttga
- a CDS encoding predicted protein, which translates to NTIHVTGRVGSNPEPRYFDDGKVVVNISLACKRKYHTAERKHLNLRSGEEETDWYGLEIWGQTAEFVSKFVDKGARVGVVGSLQIDEWNDKSTGELRSRPKVVVRDFDILETKAE; encoded by the coding sequence AACACTATTCATGTTACTGGAAGAGTCGGAAGTAATCCAGAACCGCGTTACTTCGATGACGGAAAAGTCGTCGTGAATATCAGCTTAGCTTGCAAGAGAAAATATCACACAGCGGAACGAAAGCATTTAAATCTCCGGTCTGGAGAAGAGGAAACTGACTGGTATGGGCTTGAAATCTGGGGCCAGACAGCTGAATTTGTGAGCAAGTTCGTTGACAAGGGTGCTCGCGTCGGGGTCGTTGGGTCCTTGCAGATTGATGAATGGAACGATAAGTCAACTGGTGAACTTCGAAGTCGACCGAAGGTAGTTGTTCGAGACTTCgatattttggaaaccaAGGCTGAA
- a CDS encoding predicted protein, giving the protein MSFLQINAPVRTLAIATSALVLVTSGSMAYKALAEYGWKGILNIIWEGDPFPNLRIHLNILRDIEASFEQEIHAIASLEEALERARLDSVDSGDKALVVRLWQSNIPQTDLRKKLAFLSDTLDKLAFKVDQVPAEIKCNIRQRKKKLSLQAVDLMERTDTLINLFKQAASE; this is encoded by the coding sequence ATGTCTTTTTTACAAATAAACGCTCCAGTCAGAACTCTTGCAATTGCCACTTCCGCGCTGGTGCTTGTAACCTCTGGATCAATGGCGTACAAAGCTCTTGCAGAGTACGGATGGAAGGGAATACTCAACATAATTTGGGAAGGTGATCCCTTCCCGAATCTTCGAATCCATTTGAACATATTGCGCGACATTGAAGCATCTTTTGAGCAGGAGATTCACGCAATTGCTTCACTtgaagaagctttggaacgcGCGCGTCTGGACAGCGTTGATAGTGGAGATAAGGCATTGGTCGTTCGCTTATGGCAATCAAATATACCGCAGACAGATTTAAGAAAAAAGCTTGCTTTTTTAAGCGATACTCTTGATAAGTTAGCTTTCAAGGTTGATCAGGTCCCGGCTGAGATTAAATGTAATATAAggcaacgaaagaagaaactCTCGCTTCAGGCTGTTGACCTGATGGAGAGAACTGATACCCTTATTAATCTCTTCAAACAGGCAGCCTCTGAGTAA
- the GLO_2 gene encoding glyoxalase (putative hydroxyacylglutathione hydrolase().Pyruvate metaboli), whose protein sequence is MPSLSDNVLTVAQFPCLSDNYGFLIHCESTGQTAAIDTPEASAYKNELKRRGWKLTHIFNTHHHLDHTGGNLELKSDGVLVYGPSSEKIPGMDVGLKGGDEIEFGGTKAHIIDVGGHTLGHLSYHFPKENIAFVGDSLFALGCGKMFEGSPSQFWESLKRLRELPDDTTIYCAHEYTSSNAKFALAIEPGNSALVSRAEEIKATRERGEPTVPSNLGVEKQTNPFLRCDMSAEIRQNIGVKISDSDADVFGRIRKAKDKFRG, encoded by the exons AtgccctcactgtcagacaaCGTTTTGACGGTTGCCCAGTTTCCTTGCTTGAGCGATAACTATG GCTTTCTAATCCACTGCGAGAGCACCGGTCAAACAGCCGCAATTGATACGCCCGAGGCTAGTGCCTACAAGAATGAGCTCAAGAGACGGGGTTGGAAACTTACCCACATCTTCAATACTCATCA TCATCTTGATCATACGGGGGGTAATCTAGAATTGAAATCAGATGGCGTGCTAGTCTATGGACCCTCGTCAGAGAAAATTCCAGGAATGGATGTTGGTTTAAAGGGAGGAGATGAGATTGAATTTGGAGGTACAAAGGCGCATATAATTGATGTTGGCGGTCACACACTTGGCCACCTCTCCTATCATTTTCCGAAAGAGAATATAGCCTTTGTAGGCGACAGTCTTTTTGCGCTAGGATGCGGTAAAATGTTCGAAGGGTCACCTAGTCAGTTCTGGGAGAGCTTGAAGCGCTTACGAGAGCTTCCCGACGACACTACAATTTACTG TGCACATGAGTATACATCCTCGAATGCCAAGTTTGCTTTAGCTATCGAACCAGGGAACTCTGCACTCGTGTCTCGGGCAGAGGAGATCAAAGCTACTAGAGAGAGAGGTGAACCAACAGTCCCCAGTAACCTTGGGGTAGaaaaacaaacaaatcctTTCTTGCGCTGCGATATGAGTGCGGAAATACGGCAGAATATAGGCGTCAAAATCAGTGATTCCGATGCTGATGTTTTCGGAAGAATTCGCAAGGCGAAGGACAAATTTCGAGGATAA
- the GLO_1 gene encoding glyoxalase (Probable hydroxyacylglutathione hydrolase Lactate metabolism), translated as MQLFDAESSTYTYLLWDKDTKDAILVDPVDTQVDRDIDEATKLNLSLVYGVNTHAHADHITGTHLLKQKISGLKSVIAESSGAKADLHVVAGDRIFFGSRFLSVRSTPGHTKGCTSYVADDESFVLTGDTLLIGGCGRTDFQGGSASTLFDSVQSQLFSLPPTTIVYPAHDYKGRTSSTIEKELDSNPRLGKGKTKKEFIEIMSNLNLAYPKKIDVAVPANMRCGVPDP; from the exons ATGCAGCTTTTTGATGCCGAATCTTCGACGTACACGTATCTTCTCTGGGACAAAGACACAAAGGACGCTATTCTTGTGGATCCGGTGGACACTCAAGTCGATCGTGACATCGACGAAGCCACAAAACTCAACCTAAGCCTTGTTTATGGTG TGAACACGCATGCGCATGCGGATCACATTACTGGAACACATTTGCTGAAGCAAAAGATATCTGGGCTAAAGAGTGTGATTGCTGAGTCCTCTGGAGCCAAAGCAGACTTGCACGTCGTCGCTGGAGATCGAATTTTTTTTGGAAGTCGTTTCCTCAGTGTGCGTTCTACTCCCGGCCATACAAAGGGATGCACGTCTTATGTTGCGGACGATGAATCATTTGTTTTGACTGGAGATACATTGCTCATTGGAGGTTGTGGTCGAACGGACTTTCAAGGTGGATCAGCATCTACCCTTTTCGATTCGGTACAGTCCCAACTGTTCAGCTTGCCCCCGACAACAATAGTTTACCCTGCCCACGATTACAAAGGTCGAACGAGTAGTACAATTGAGAAAGAACTTGACAGCAATCCCCGTTTGGGTAAAGGGAAAACTAAGAAAGAATTCATTGAGATCATGAGCAACTTGAACTTGGCTTATCCAAAGAAGATTGACGTTGCGGTCCCAGCTAACATGCGATGTGGTGTTCCTGATCCATGA